From Alienimonas californiensis, a single genomic window includes:
- a CDS encoding site-specific DNA-methyltransferase, which translates to MAKRKKATAAETDTYRHAADRANNPPAALASEGVTPPAPPASYAYSPRRDPVLRSDPDGEHVRLLQIARQRALTNDEADRLQALLADREPWLEWAGKREDHARGRFQTDPVALHVHERLSAEAILACAKREDVQRDLFADPELEYREAVQFYKHKIDWSNRLILGDSLTVMSSLAEREGLEGKVQMIYLDPPYGIKFGSNFQPEVGKRDVTDRPDDLTREAEQVRAYRDTWHLGVHSYLAYLRDRLIVARRLLADTGSVFVQISDENLHRVRQVMDEAFGAGNSLSIIPFKTTSNLGADVLSAGADYLLWYAKDRDQARVRLLHVPRTLADDKGGRYTRLELADGERRVMDSDERGGQGNVPDNAKVYRHDNLTSQRPRGAGDLAAYDLHGIRFSPGRGTFKTDEEGLTRLADAERLGYPTRNSLAYVRFHDDFPHTVLSGVWTDTQTGAFTDDKLYSVQTNAKVIERCLLMTTDPGDLVLDPTCGSGTTGFVAEQWGRRWITIDTSRVAVALARQRILTAKFPLYRLRPATPEEQAARPHGTWLRGPKGEKEPHTFEYATVPHVTLGSIARNTHLNPIFDRHRPILEDRLRDVNAALGEVSDALRAKLAAKLAEKMQSEGLRSTTDADRRRWLLPGTTKQQIADAFAGRSKLKAKHVKAEADAVPPDGRFEHWHVPFDADPDWPQSLTGAVDAYRAAWRAKMDQVNACIAEHAESETLVDKPEEVRTGVRVSGPFTVEAVQPAEYDLTGDDDPGSGQFAGAPEELPDGFDPADGPPPAVQVRTVTPRRAMDAANAEAYLDTMLSRLRSGGVQFLGNRSMIFSRLDRLGGETTGLHAEGRWSEADGEDADPDGPPTVGVMVGPQYGSVTAKMVEEVIRPAQRRYEDLVIAAFSFDGAAQAVIDEATNPLLNIHAAHIRPDANPAMDGLLKEGGKDTTSQQLFTVFGKPRTDVLRSDGDTFTAVMEGMDLYDPKTGEVASTGAEKVAAWFLDCDYDGRTFCVSQAFFPDRDAWGKLAKALKGAVDPDAFAALSGKVSLPFEAGQHGRCAVKVIDPRGNEVMRVHELPHELPKGA; encoded by the coding sequence ATGGCGAAACGGAAGAAGGCGACGGCCGCGGAGACCGACACCTACCGGCACGCCGCCGACCGGGCGAACAACCCGCCGGCGGCGTTGGCATCGGAGGGCGTCACCCCCCCGGCCCCGCCGGCCAGCTACGCCTACAGTCCCCGCCGCGATCCGGTGTTGCGGTCCGATCCCGACGGGGAGCACGTCCGCCTGCTGCAAATCGCCCGGCAGCGCGCCCTCACCAATGACGAGGCCGACCGGCTGCAAGCGTTGCTCGCTGATCGGGAGCCGTGGCTGGAATGGGCCGGGAAGCGGGAGGATCACGCCCGCGGTCGCTTCCAAACCGATCCCGTCGCCCTGCACGTCCACGAACGGTTGAGCGCCGAAGCGATCCTCGCCTGCGCCAAACGGGAGGACGTGCAACGGGACCTGTTCGCCGACCCGGAACTGGAATACCGCGAAGCCGTCCAGTTCTACAAGCACAAGATCGACTGGTCGAACAGGCTGATCTTGGGCGATTCGCTCACCGTAATGAGCAGCCTCGCCGAACGGGAGGGATTGGAGGGCAAGGTTCAGATGATCTATCTCGACCCGCCGTACGGCATCAAGTTCGGCAGCAACTTTCAGCCGGAGGTCGGCAAGCGGGACGTGACGGACCGTCCGGACGACCTCACCCGGGAGGCCGAACAGGTGCGGGCCTACCGCGACACTTGGCACCTTGGCGTGCATTCGTATCTCGCTTATCTCCGCGACCGCCTGATCGTCGCCCGCCGCTTGCTGGCCGACACCGGCAGCGTGTTCGTTCAGATCAGCGACGAGAACCTGCACCGCGTTCGGCAGGTGATGGACGAGGCGTTCGGCGCGGGAAACTCGCTGTCCATAATCCCATTCAAGACAACGTCGAACCTTGGGGCGGACGTGCTGTCCGCTGGGGCGGATTATCTGTTGTGGTATGCCAAAGACCGCGATCAAGCACGTGTTCGTCTACTGCACGTGCCCCGCACCTTAGCTGACGACAAAGGGGGGCGTTACACCCGTCTCGAACTGGCAGATGGTGAACGCCGTGTGATGGACTCTGACGAGCGGGGCGGGCAGGGGAATGTTCCAGACAACGCGAAGGTTTATCGACACGACAATCTCACCAGCCAGCGGCCGCGCGGAGCGGGGGACTTAGCAGCATATGATCTGCATGGCATTCGTTTCTCCCCTGGACGCGGGACGTTCAAAACCGATGAGGAGGGGCTAACGCGGCTCGCTGACGCCGAACGGCTGGGATATCCGACTAGGAACTCTCTGGCATACGTTCGCTTCCACGACGATTTTCCGCACACAGTTCTTTCGGGGGTATGGACCGACACGCAAACCGGCGCATTTACAGACGACAAGCTATATAGCGTTCAGACAAATGCAAAGGTTATCGAGCGCTGTCTGCTAATGACAACCGACCCCGGCGACCTCGTCCTTGATCCCACCTGCGGATCAGGGACGACAGGGTTCGTGGCGGAACAGTGGGGGCGGCGGTGGATCACGATTGACACCTCGCGCGTCGCCGTCGCCCTGGCCCGGCAGCGGATTCTCACCGCCAAGTTCCCCCTCTACCGGCTCCGCCCCGCCACGCCGGAGGAGCAGGCTGCCCGCCCCCACGGCACCTGGCTCCGCGGACCGAAGGGCGAGAAGGAACCGCATACCTTCGAGTACGCCACCGTCCCGCACGTCACACTGGGCAGCATCGCCCGCAACACGCACCTGAACCCGATCTTCGACCGGCACCGGCCGATCCTGGAGGACCGGCTGCGGGACGTAAACGCCGCGCTGGGCGAGGTGTCGGACGCACTGCGGGCGAAGCTCGCCGCCAAGCTGGCGGAGAAGATGCAGTCCGAAGGGCTGCGTAGCACCACTGACGCGGACCGCCGCCGCTGGCTGCTGCCGGGGACGACGAAACAGCAGATCGCCGACGCCTTCGCCGGACGGTCAAAGTTGAAGGCGAAGCACGTCAAAGCCGAAGCGGACGCCGTGCCGCCGGACGGCCGGTTTGAGCATTGGCACGTGCCATTCGACGCCGATCCCGACTGGCCGCAATCGCTGACGGGTGCCGTAGACGCCTACCGGGCGGCGTGGCGGGCGAAGATGGATCAGGTCAACGCCTGCATCGCCGAACACGCCGAGAGTGAAACGCTGGTGGACAAGCCGGAGGAAGTGAGGACCGGGGTGCGCGTCAGCGGCCCCTTCACCGTAGAGGCCGTCCAGCCGGCGGAATACGATCTAACCGGCGACGACGACCCCGGCAGCGGTCAGTTCGCCGGCGCCCCGGAGGAACTACCGGACGGGTTCGACCCGGCCGACGGACCCCCGCCGGCGGTGCAGGTGCGAACCGTCACCCCCCGCCGGGCGATGGACGCCGCCAACGCCGAAGCCTACCTGGACACGATGTTGTCCCGGCTGCGGAGCGGCGGGGTACAGTTCTTGGGCAACCGTTCGATGATCTTCTCCCGGCTGGACCGGCTGGGCGGGGAGACGACTGGGCTGCACGCGGAGGGGCGGTGGTCCGAAGCGGACGGGGAAGACGCCGACCCCGACGGCCCGCCCACGGTGGGCGTGATGGTCGGCCCGCAGTACGGCAGCGTGACCGCGAAGATGGTGGAGGAGGTGATCCGCCCCGCCCAGCGGCGATATGAAGACCTCGTCATTGCCGCGTTCAGTTTCGACGGCGCCGCGCAGGCCGTGATCGACGAAGCGACGAACCCCCTGCTCAACATTCACGCCGCTCACATTCGCCCGGACGCGAACCCGGCGATGGACGGGCTGCTGAAAGAGGGCGGGAAGGACACGACTTCGCAACAGCTATTTACGGTGTTCGGCAAGCCGCGGACGGACGTGCTGCGCAGCGACGGAGACACCTTCACGGCCGTAATGGAGGGAATGGATTTGTACGACCCGAAGACTGGCGAGGTCGCCAGCACCGGGGCGGAGAAGGTCGCGGCGTGGTTCCTCGACTGCGACTACGACGGGCGGACATTCTGCGTCTCTCAGGCGTTCTTCCCGGACCGGGACGCCTGGGGCAAGCTGGCGAAGGCGTTGAAGGGGGCGGTGGACCCGGACGCGTTCGCGGCGCTGTCCGGCAAGGTCAGCCTGCCGTTTGAAGCCGGCCAACATGGACGCTGTGCCGTGAAGGTGATCGACCCCCGCGGCAACGAGGTGATGCGCGTGCATGAGTTGCCGCACGAACTGCCGAAGGGGGCCTGA
- a CDS encoding DEAD/DEAH box helicase family protein: MAKQKPTGAEPAAPPIVPPDNPVLCNPYEEPHAHWFYDRSTGLASETPGRRPGGFFYKTEEAKRAARGRQQLSLLAEEQRVDFPVVNRLREDVTKWREADYRGASKVTKELLRHWTDSGRAERGQRRLFFCQREAIETLIYLLELRVPGRSTATGFRNFSLSDDDLKAMLDGRPPSFAPGGEFSLTADRSDDEPEDFAQTLLDRPNEAVAGIMDPTPLIRLGCKMATGSGKTLVMAMLIAWAFCNRSRSPASRQFFNAVLVCCPNLTVRERLGVLIPDSPGNYYKVFDLIPVQYRDDFPGSGKVLVTNWHKFAPEGEHTQGGVTAPVIQLPPEDPADFTARVLEEFGTPEEIADRFPLLVLNDEGHHCWRQASEQKADEEIADLDREEKKEAGDEVRTATVWTAGLDRINNAPAGRTAGGPLGGRGIGAVVDLSATPFYIAGSGHGEGVPFPWLVSDFGLVDAIESGIVKVPRMPVQDTTGRPEPRYFRLWQTMKDGMAPGELVGRTGKPKPEAAWEHAQDALRQLYDQWVERFGQIMGASDTADKTPPVLIVVCDSTAIADEFYRRISGVREVTVVGDDGKERTETVCGPSETCPEFANVPGERRTVRVDSRTVEQDEALRHLVSTVGVRGEPGEKVRCVVSVSMLTEGWDANTVTHILGVRAFGSQLLCEQVVGRGLRRMNYDPDPETGRLPVECVDVYGIPFSVIPFKGRPKGTKAPEDQPLNKVQALPARADFEIRFPIVEAYAFAYGGGRVVCDLDKVPKLKIDPSHTPTATFVRASVGYGEGGPARSEGVLRFEVQDRQRFYEETHPQHIHFLIARDVVDRLTTSADGSGGGPGGGKLTGQNRVELFPQVLAVVERFAAERVDYSGQNKRELGLDRYMNLAVDRLAEAIDVKGQDGEPPILPVLKRGSDHGSTADVTFVTRKPVRETFYSHINAVVADTQTWEQSAAFHLELLASTGVIACHAKNDHLGLLIPYRHANTAHVYTPDFLVRVSRPGADPLTLLLEVKGQEDEQTRQKHAAAEKWVRAVNNWEQLGEWRFEVCYDPQRLPDLIAAVAAGEPTPDLTGGPLKLRS; encoded by the coding sequence GTGGCGAAGCAGAAACCGACCGGCGCCGAACCGGCCGCCCCGCCGATCGTCCCGCCGGACAACCCGGTGCTGTGCAACCCCTATGAGGAGCCGCACGCGCACTGGTTCTATGATCGCTCGACCGGGCTGGCGAGCGAAACCCCCGGCCGCCGGCCGGGCGGGTTCTTCTATAAGACGGAGGAGGCCAAGCGGGCCGCCCGCGGTCGGCAGCAACTCAGCCTGCTGGCGGAGGAACAGCGAGTGGACTTCCCGGTCGTCAACCGGCTGCGGGAGGACGTGACGAAGTGGCGGGAGGCGGACTACCGGGGGGCGTCGAAGGTCACGAAAGAACTGCTGCGGCACTGGACTGATTCGGGCCGGGCGGAGCGGGGGCAGCGCCGGTTGTTTTTCTGTCAGCGGGAGGCGATCGAAACGCTGATCTACCTGCTGGAACTGCGGGTACCGGGGCGATCCACGGCGACGGGTTTCCGCAACTTCTCGCTGTCGGACGACGACCTGAAAGCGATGCTGGACGGCCGCCCGCCGTCGTTCGCCCCCGGCGGTGAGTTCAGCCTGACCGCGGACCGGAGCGACGACGAGCCGGAGGACTTCGCACAGACGTTGCTGGACCGGCCGAACGAGGCGGTCGCCGGGATTATGGACCCGACGCCGCTGATCCGGCTGGGCTGCAAGATGGCGACCGGCAGCGGCAAGACACTGGTGATGGCGATGCTGATCGCCTGGGCATTCTGCAATCGCTCCCGCTCCCCGGCCAGCCGGCAGTTCTTCAACGCGGTGCTGGTCTGCTGCCCGAACCTCACCGTCCGCGAACGGCTGGGGGTGCTGATCCCCGACTCGCCGGGAAACTACTACAAGGTTTTCGACCTGATCCCGGTTCAATACCGCGACGACTTCCCCGGCTCCGGCAAGGTGCTGGTGACGAACTGGCACAAGTTCGCCCCGGAGGGGGAACACACGCAGGGCGGCGTCACCGCCCCGGTGATCCAACTCCCCCCGGAGGACCCCGCCGACTTCACCGCCCGGGTGTTGGAGGAGTTCGGCACGCCGGAGGAGATCGCCGACCGGTTTCCCCTGCTGGTGCTCAACGACGAGGGGCACCACTGCTGGCGGCAGGCGTCGGAGCAGAAGGCCGACGAGGAGATCGCCGACCTCGACCGGGAGGAGAAGAAAGAAGCCGGCGATGAGGTCCGCACCGCGACCGTCTGGACCGCCGGGCTGGACCGGATCAACAACGCCCCCGCCGGCCGAACCGCGGGCGGGCCGCTGGGCGGGCGCGGGATCGGGGCGGTGGTGGACCTGTCCGCGACGCCGTTCTACATCGCCGGCAGCGGTCACGGGGAGGGCGTGCCGTTCCCCTGGCTGGTGAGCGACTTCGGACTGGTGGACGCGATCGAAAGCGGCATCGTGAAGGTGCCGCGGATGCCGGTGCAGGACACCACCGGCCGACCGGAGCCGCGGTACTTCCGGCTCTGGCAGACGATGAAGGACGGGATGGCCCCCGGCGAACTGGTGGGCCGGACCGGCAAGCCGAAGCCGGAGGCGGCGTGGGAGCACGCGCAGGACGCGCTCCGCCAGCTTTACGATCAGTGGGTCGAACGGTTCGGGCAGATCATGGGGGCGTCGGACACGGCCGATAAAACCCCGCCGGTGCTGATCGTGGTCTGCGACAGCACCGCCATCGCCGACGAGTTCTACCGCCGGATCAGTGGCGTCCGCGAGGTGACGGTCGTGGGGGACGACGGGAAGGAGCGGACGGAGACCGTCTGCGGCCCGAGCGAAACCTGCCCGGAGTTCGCCAACGTCCCCGGCGAACGGCGGACCGTGCGAGTGGACAGCCGGACGGTGGAGCAGGACGAGGCCCTGCGACACCTCGTCTCCACCGTCGGCGTGAGGGGCGAACCGGGCGAAAAGGTACGGTGCGTGGTGAGCGTGTCGATGCTCACCGAAGGCTGGGACGCCAACACGGTGACGCACATTCTGGGGGTGCGGGCGTTCGGCAGTCAGTTGCTCTGCGAACAGGTGGTCGGGCGGGGACTCCGCCGGATGAACTACGACCCCGACCCGGAGACCGGCAGGTTGCCGGTGGAGTGCGTGGACGTGTACGGCATTCCGTTCAGCGTGATCCCGTTCAAGGGGCGTCCGAAGGGGACGAAGGCCCCGGAGGATCAGCCGCTCAACAAGGTGCAGGCCCTGCCGGCGCGGGCCGACTTTGAGATACGGTTCCCGATCGTGGAAGCGTATGCGTTCGCCTACGGCGGCGGCCGGGTGGTGTGCGACCTGGACAAGGTTCCGAAGCTCAAGATCGACCCCTCCCACACCCCCACCGCGACGTTCGTGCGGGCATCCGTCGGCTACGGCGAGGGCGGGCCGGCGAGGAGCGAAGGGGTGCTGCGGTTTGAGGTGCAGGACCGGCAGCGGTTCTACGAGGAGACGCACCCCCAGCACATTCACTTCCTGATCGCCCGCGACGTGGTCGATCGGCTGACCACCTCCGCGGACGGGTCCGGCGGCGGGCCGGGGGGCGGCAAGCTGACGGGGCAGAACCGGGTCGAACTGTTCCCGCAGGTGCTAGCGGTGGTCGAACGGTTCGCTGCCGAGCGGGTGGACTACTCCGGCCAGAACAAACGGGAGTTGGGGCTGGACCGCTATATGAACCTCGCCGTCGATCGACTCGCCGAAGCGATCGACGTGAAGGGGCAGGACGGAGAGCCGCCGATCCTGCCGGTGTTGAAGCGGGGCAGCGACCACGGCAGCACCGCCGACGTGACGTTCGTGACCCGCAAGCCGGTCCGGGAGACGTTCTACTCTCACATCAACGCCGTGGTCGCGGACACGCAGACGTGGGAGCAGTCGGCCGCGTTCCACTTGGAACTGCTGGCGAGCACTGGCGTGATCGCATGCCACGCCAAGAACGACCACCTGGGGCTGCTGATCCCCTACCGCCACGCCAACACCGCCCACGTCTACACGCCGGACTTCCTCGTCCGGGTTTCCCGCCCCGGTGCCGACCCGCTCACGTTGCTGCTGGAGGTGAAGGGGCAGGAGGACGAACAGACCCGCCAGAAGCACGCCGCCGCGGAGAAGTGGGTGCGGGCTGTGAACAACTGGGAGCAGCTTGGCGAGTGGCGATTCGAGGTCTGCTACGACCCCCAACGCCTGCCGGACTTGATCGCTGCCGTCGCCGCCGGAGAACCCACGCCCGACCTGACGGGCGGCCCGCTGAAGCTGCGATCCTAG
- a CDS encoding DndE family protein, translating to MTWRTFAGGDADLYASLIRCRCTEDGIAANDGRGVVQEFHRHLHRGVGYLAGDRGISGVDDLIGGGVCGAVGAAS from the coding sequence ATGACGTGGCGAACTTTCGCCGGCGGCGATGCGGACCTGTACGCCTCTTTGATTCGCTGTAGGTGCACGGAGGACGGCATTGCCGCAAACGACGGTAGGGGAGTTGTCCAGGAATTCCACCGCCACCTGCACCGCGGCGTCGGCTACCTCGCAGGCGACCGAGGGATCAGCGGGGTGGACGACTTGATCGGTGGGGGCGTCTGCGGCGCCGTCGGCGCCGCGTCGTAG
- a CDS encoding ATP-binding protein has protein sequence MSDNFTTSETAELIKADTALRSLRDSGFTLADAIGELVDNPLDSGAKNVRIGYRVEDRKVGRKKNTRRFLSALAVSDDGTGIPPNILPQTLTVGFSTRYGSRTTVGRYGVGFKLATISQCQRLEVYTRPRYLKAVRANRDAGEQWAHQEDNVDGRVFRSYLDLAEIADGTQCGYEVEEVDGFPEEFAHLMPEGEFGTLVVWRKLDRLNDDKSFGSTVDEKLSGIEFFLRRAYRRYLDGGLNIEWQVGDAKDDVPELKSLAPYDPTFRLDDPESYWIANDERPKGEPVRTMEGEEVETGTVTVDGEEVTWRVYLTPKETRWQKGGGGVEGPCEGEERLFKRLYIPENAGKISFLRRGREISYTTVPRFLPGGVDKIDRYIGVEVEFPPALDEYFDVRHVKRGAEPVEKLRDQLRNAIIRPVKEARDRVRKLWKENRPESTGGDLTGGRSYVSSLAAAAKASSPSGLAGRGITAEEEETRLRQAAELAGVTDPAKQVEFVERARQKPFALFEGAWPGKSLLDVAHLTNTLAVTINRRHPFVKSVYQPLADAVRDGVDPDEAVRLLESAKDGIDLLLCAYAMAENRNAEDPDEDFGDLREDLGRFAAVLADRWANRQE, from the coding sequence ATGTCCGACAATTTCACCACCTCCGAGACCGCCGAACTCATTAAGGCGGATACCGCCCTCCGCAGCCTCCGGGACTCCGGGTTCACCTTGGCCGACGCGATCGGCGAGTTGGTGGACAATCCGCTGGACTCCGGGGCGAAAAACGTCCGTATCGGCTATCGGGTCGAGGATCGGAAAGTAGGCCGCAAAAAGAACACGCGGCGGTTCCTCAGCGCCCTGGCCGTCAGCGACGACGGCACCGGCATCCCGCCGAACATCTTGCCGCAAACGCTGACGGTCGGCTTCAGCACCCGATACGGGTCCCGGACGACGGTTGGCCGGTACGGGGTCGGCTTCAAGCTGGCCACCATTAGCCAGTGCCAGCGGTTGGAAGTCTACACCCGACCCCGCTACTTGAAGGCCGTTCGGGCGAATCGGGACGCCGGGGAACAGTGGGCCCACCAGGAGGACAACGTCGATGGCCGAGTGTTCCGCAGCTACCTCGACCTGGCAGAGATCGCTGACGGGACGCAGTGTGGTTACGAAGTCGAGGAAGTCGACGGCTTCCCCGAGGAGTTCGCCCACCTGATGCCGGAAGGTGAATTTGGTACGCTGGTGGTGTGGCGGAAGCTAGACCGCCTGAACGACGACAAATCGTTCGGCTCGACGGTAGACGAGAAGCTGTCCGGCATCGAGTTCTTCCTGCGGCGGGCTTACCGGCGGTACCTCGACGGCGGGCTGAATATCGAATGGCAGGTCGGCGACGCCAAGGACGATGTGCCAGAACTCAAGAGCCTCGCCCCCTACGATCCGACGTTTCGCTTGGACGACCCGGAGTCTTACTGGATTGCCAACGACGAGCGGCCTAAAGGGGAGCCTGTCCGTACCATGGAAGGCGAAGAGGTGGAAACCGGGACCGTGACGGTCGACGGGGAGGAGGTCACGTGGCGGGTCTACTTAACTCCGAAGGAGACGCGGTGGCAGAAGGGTGGCGGCGGCGTGGAGGGGCCGTGCGAGGGGGAGGAACGGCTGTTCAAGCGGCTTTATATCCCGGAAAACGCCGGGAAGATCAGCTTCCTCCGTCGTGGTCGGGAGATCAGCTACACCACCGTGCCGCGGTTCCTGCCCGGGGGGGTCGACAAGATCGACCGCTATATCGGCGTGGAGGTCGAGTTCCCCCCCGCCCTAGACGAGTATTTCGACGTCCGGCACGTTAAACGCGGGGCGGAGCCGGTCGAGAAGCTGCGGGATCAACTCCGCAATGCGATCATCCGCCCGGTCAAAGAAGCGCGGGATCGGGTGCGGAAGCTGTGGAAGGAGAACCGCCCCGAATCCACGGGCGGGGACCTCACCGGGGGGCGGTCCTACGTATCCAGCTTGGCGGCCGCGGCGAAGGCCTCATCCCCGTCTGGCTTGGCCGGCCGCGGGATTACTGCTGAGGAGGAGGAGACGCGGCTCCGACAGGCGGCGGAGCTGGCTGGCGTGACTGACCCGGCCAAACAGGTGGAGTTCGTAGAACGGGCCCGGCAGAAGCCTTTCGCATTGTTCGAAGGAGCTTGGCCCGGCAAGAGTCTGTTGGACGTCGCCCACCTGACCAACACCCTTGCCGTGACGATCAACCGCCGGCACCCGTTCGTGAAGTCGGTCTACCAACCGCTCGCGGATGCTGTCCGCGACGGAGTTGATCCCGATGAGGCCGTCCGGTTGCTGGAATCGGCGAAGGACGGGATCGACTTGCTGCTGTGTGCCTACGCTATGGCCGAGAACCGCAACGCCGAAGATCCGGACGAGGACTTCGGTGATCTGCGGGAGGATCTCGGCAGATTCGCTGCGGTGCTGGCCGACCGGTGGGCCAACCGGCAGGAATGA
- a CDS encoding RNA polymerase sigma factor, which produces MKRYTPTGRLRADLDVGPLVEKHGLGYVYALFLLQERRLRLKYPQAGRNYRISCFEEGLDALLRNPHRRHAGPSESDTGPKLAYAAERDARKLEHLKAEPVPLEDVVPPTDDRLDPAEGAELREAFPAALATLRTALLSLSPRFQTALLMHSTEGPEAAAVRLGVKPRQLRGVVRQAREALSACEGVADALAVVHWCLSCGDRAEFQSQIAGLLRQVKAAVPTEVTP; this is translated from the coding sequence ATGAAACGTTACACCCCCACGGGGCGGCTGCGCGCTGACCTCGATGTCGGCCCCTTGGTCGAAAAGCACGGCTTGGGCTATGTTTACGCCCTGTTTCTGCTCCAAGAGCGGCGGCTCCGCCTGAAGTATCCCCAGGCCGGTCGCAATTATCGGATTAGCTGCTTCGAGGAAGGGCTCGACGCCCTGCTCCGCAACCCGCACCGTCGTCACGCCGGGCCCAGCGAATCCGACACCGGCCCGAAGTTGGCGTACGCCGCTGAGCGGGACGCCCGCAAGCTGGAACATCTGAAGGCTGAGCCGGTCCCGCTCGAGGACGTGGTGCCGCCGACCGACGACCGCCTCGACCCGGCGGAGGGGGCCGAGTTGCGGGAGGCGTTTCCCGCCGCCCTCGCGACGCTTCGCACCGCCCTCCTGTCCCTGTCGCCGCGATTTCAGACGGCGCTGCTGATGCACTCCACCGAAGGTCCCGAGGCGGCGGCCGTCCGGCTGGGGGTGAAGCCGCGGCAGCTGCGGGGCGTCGTCCGTCAGGCCCGGGAGGCTCTGTCCGCCTGTGAAGGAGTGGCCGATGCCTTGGCCGTGGTCCACTGGTGCCTCTCGTGCGGGGACCGGGCGGAGTTCCAGTCCCAGATCGCCGGACTCCTGCGGCAGGTGAAGGCCGCGGTTCCTACCGAGGTGACGCCGTGA